ACggattagttattattattagtttgcaatatatcataaatgtgatatttttgtttttcatgtCAACCATTATAAGCCGCAACCtctaaactattaaaaaatataaaagctcTAGCAACATGcgacaatataatattttaactaaaaacctGTAAAaggtaaaaactatttttgcttTTCCAATATCACTGATTTACTATTATCACCTACGTCTATAATTTTATGACAGGACGGTTGAAATCATAAAAATGAGAGATCAACAtactatttaactttaaatatagatacattTTGAGTTCATtcaattctgtttttttttaaatacttttttttttagtatacgtTTTTAAAATTCCTGTAATCGATTTATGCATGTActtcaaaatattcataaatctaatctttctatatatttaaaaaagacattGGATCGCAAATAtcctgaatattttaaaacaggaCAGGTTATTAAAAGcttgttgtattttatacaattttaaaataaatttattactaaaacttaactttatacataaaaattctaCAACGTTACATTATTGGCTAACAATTAAAACAGTTTAATGGTGAGACAGAACGTATTGTGGCGCGTGATGCTGAACGTGAGCCGGCTGGGCGTGTGTTGATGGAGCGGAGTTTTCAACTTGAGCATtgaatctgtaaataaaaaacccaATTAAAGAGGCTATAGATATGCGGTCTTTCCTTGcaaatattatgtgtatatttaaattcaaatcattacgTATGAACCagcacatttttatatttcttatctcATGGATCATGGGGTTGTTAGTACAGAGCAAAATATATACCCGTTATGCTTATCAGCGTTGTAGTGGACGGTGCGTACGGAACCATCGGGCTGATGCAGACTGTAGGATCCGGTCACGTGGTCACCATCACGAGCTTCGTGCTGAGATTTGATATCACCAGTGTGATGGTCTTCTACGTTGTATTGGAACTCGTATTTAGGGTGCGACtgcaaaacataattttattagaattttatagttagaattattattaaataatcattatattgaGAATTTACactgaatacatattataaaattatgtgataCTTACGTAGTAATCCTGGTGTTCATGAGCGTCATTGTGTTGGCTGTGGTAGACGGGAGCTTGATGGTATGCAATAGGAGATGCGTGATGAACTACAGGAGCAGAGTGAACAATGGGGGCAGCGTGGTGAACGGAAACAGCGGGTTGATGGTATGCGACCGGAGCAGCGTGAACGGCGATGGGTTGGACGTGGTTGTAGCCATGTTGGTTGTGGGAGATATCGTGGCGGATGATTGATTGAGAAGAAGTTGCGTGACCATGACTTTGTCCATGATACTGGGCGCTTGCTGCCATCAGCGAAGCTGTGAAGAAAAGTACCTTCAagagaaaatattatgttagtgatcaatttaaaaagatttacttgatgataaataaaaagaaatattgatttaattaactcTTACTTACTTTGAAtagcattttatgttttttatctgAGTTCCGGAGTCGAATGATATTAAACCGAGATTACTCGTGCTTTTATATTCGTAATCTCATACTACGTATGTTTATTATGGACATGTTACGTACGTTTGTTTGAGGTGATAACTTAAAACAAGTTTATACACTTCAAATTGCTCCACTTATATTTAAGCATGCTTAACATCTCTGATAACTATAAAGAAAAGAtttatgcttataaaaaaatacttttttctgtTTCGGAGCTAAATCATACTGTAGTAGTTAAAGTAGCGTAGCATACAAAGTACTTTAAGAAACCTACCTGCCGACTAAAATACACGAAAGATTTAACCGATTGAATTCCTTGCAGAGAACTTTAAGCGTATTTGAATACTTTAGATCGAGatattgaattttgtaaatCGTTTTAATgctttatagaatatttagtaTCGAGGAAGTAAGCTCACGGTATTCAACTCAACGCCAGGATACACGCAGGTACAAGTGTTTGTCATCAATCAGCTATTTCTATAGTAAGTAGTTCAGCACGATTTCATGCACATGATTAATGtcacaataaacaaaatgatgCCAATGAACACCAATATTACTATGAGAGTTTTACTTGATGTTTGAGCTTTGTGccagcccgtctggataggtaccactctAATTATAAAATCCTTCCACCAAATGGCAATACTTCGTTTTGTCCTGTTCGGGTTTGAAGAATAAGTGAGCTGAATTCCGAAGGTTCGTGGCTcattgccgatgtaaggaatggttaatagttCTTACAGGGCTAAATTCTATGGGTGGAAGTGAAAACTTACAATCAAGTGACCCCTATTGCTAGTCCGCCaacgaaaaattattttatcgtaaaaataagtggattgtataattttttttcatatagttATATTCacacacaaaatattaataaaataagtttcaatTGATTCATATTACTACGAGTTTAAATACAACATAGTAAACCATCACATCGGTGATAGAAAGTCTCA
This genomic stretch from Vanessa atalanta chromosome 5, ilVanAtal1.2, whole genome shotgun sequence harbors:
- the LOC125064387 gene encoding cuticle protein 8-like, which translates into the protein MLFKVLFFTASLMAASAQYHGQSHGHATSSQSIIRHDISHNQHGYNHVQPIAVHAAPVAYHQPAVSVHHAAPIVHSAPVVHHASPIAYHQAPVYHSQHNDAHEHQDYYSHPKYEFQYNVEDHHTGDIKSQHEARDGDHVTGSYSLHQPDGSVRTVHYNADKHNGFNAQVENSAPSTHAQPAHVQHHAPQYVLSHH